In a single window of the Tribolium castaneum strain GA2 chromosome 8, icTriCast1.1, whole genome shotgun sequence genome:
- the Ufd1 gene encoding ubiquitin recognition factor in ER-associated degradation protein 1 isoform X1, protein MPRRIRARREFQFGFNMFPEIPRPFNMIYQCHSVAMLPGNERQDVERGGKIIMPPSALEQLTRLNINYPMLFKLTNKKTNRVTHCGVLEFVADEGKVYLPLWMMQNMVLEEGDLVRIESVSLPVGTFSKFQPLSPDFLDITNPKAVLENCLRSFACLTTGDVIAVKYNQKIYELCVLETKPGNAISIIECDMNVEFAPPVGYKEPEKVKKEDEEMAVDPADLMPEPTGFVPFKGTGNRLDGKKRKDSGTSDVVNCRAAYVRGIPNYDYEIGTLRFIRRSTKPEKEDEASNEFRAFSGTGFSMKQ, encoded by the exons TTTCAGTTTGGGTTCAACATGTTCCCGGAGATCCCGAGACCGTTCAACATGATCTACCAGTGCCACTCGGTTGCCATGCTGCCGGGGAACGAGCGCCAGGACGTGGAACGCGGGGGCAAAA TAATCATGCCGCCTTCGGCCCTGGAACAGCTGACTCGTTTGAACATCAACTACCCGATGTTGTTCAAGCTCACGAACAAGAAGACCAACCGGGTGACCCACTGCGGGGTGCTGGAGTTCGTGGCCGACGAGGGTAAGGTGTACCTGCCGCTCTGGATGATGCAGAACATGGTCCTGGAGGAGGGCGATTTGGTGCGAATCGAGAGCGTTTCGCTCCCAGTGGGGACCTTCTCCAAGTTCCAGCCGCTCTCCCCTGATTTCCTCGACATCACGAACCCCAAGGCCGTGCTTGAGAACTGCTTGCGCTCGTTCGCTTGTCTCACAACCGGAGATGTGATTGCGGTTAAATACAACCAGAAGATTTACGAATTGTGCGTCCTTGAGACGAAACCAGGCAACGCGATCAGTATAATTGAGTGCGATATGAACGTGGAGTTTGCGCCCCCGGTGGGCTACAAAGAGCCGGAGAAGGTCAAGAAGGAGGATGAGGAGATGGCCGTGGATCCGGCTGATCTGATGCCGGAGCCGACCGGATTTGTGCCCTTCAAAGGCACGGGAAATCGATTAGATGGCAAGAAACGGAAGGATTCCGGGACCAGTGACGTCGTCAATTGTAGGGCGGCGTATGTGAGGGGGATCCCCAATTATGATTACGAAATCGGGACGTTGAGGTTCATCAGGCGGAGCACCAAGCCAGAGAAGGAGGATGAAGCCAGTAATGAGTTTAGGGCGTTTAGTGGGACGGGGTTCAGCAtgaaacaatga
- the LOC103313365 gene encoding ctenidin-3, which yields MNKLLVVFLVVLVAVTLEVTAQGGGGGEAGMGGGFGGSVGFSAGAGAGAGGGAGAGGGLIGHPKVKRCATEATEEEGKAEEKAKEGGGKIKRSADDEQKGDDKVGEQ from the exons ATGAACAAACTCCTAGttgtgtttttagtcgtcCTGGTTGCT gtaACTTTGGAAGTTACAGCCCAAGGGGGTGGCGGCGGTGAGGCCGGCATGGGTGGCGGCTTCGGGGGCAGCGTCGGTTTTTCAGCGGGGGCTGGCGCCGGCGCCGGGGGCGGCGCTGGCGCAGGTGGCGGTCTCATAGGCCACCCGAAAGTCAAACGGTGCGCGACCGAAGCGACGGAAGAGGAAGGCAAAGCTGAGGAGAAGGCCAAAGAAGGGGGCGGCAAAATTAAACGAAGTGCTGATGACGAGCAAAAGGGCGATGATAAAGTGGGCGAACAATAG
- the Ufd1 gene encoding ubiquitin recognition factor in ER-associated degradation protein 1 isoform X2 — MPRRIRARREFGFNMFPEIPRPFNMIYQCHSVAMLPGNERQDVERGGKIIMPPSALEQLTRLNINYPMLFKLTNKKTNRVTHCGVLEFVADEGKVYLPLWMMQNMVLEEGDLVRIESVSLPVGTFSKFQPLSPDFLDITNPKAVLENCLRSFACLTTGDVIAVKYNQKIYELCVLETKPGNAISIIECDMNVEFAPPVGYKEPEKVKKEDEEMAVDPADLMPEPTGFVPFKGTGNRLDGKKRKDSGTSDVVNCRAAYVRGIPNYDYEIGTLRFIRRSTKPEKEDEASNEFRAFSGTGFSMKQ, encoded by the exons TTTGGGTTCAACATGTTCCCGGAGATCCCGAGACCGTTCAACATGATCTACCAGTGCCACTCGGTTGCCATGCTGCCGGGGAACGAGCGCCAGGACGTGGAACGCGGGGGCAAAA TAATCATGCCGCCTTCGGCCCTGGAACAGCTGACTCGTTTGAACATCAACTACCCGATGTTGTTCAAGCTCACGAACAAGAAGACCAACCGGGTGACCCACTGCGGGGTGCTGGAGTTCGTGGCCGACGAGGGTAAGGTGTACCTGCCGCTCTGGATGATGCAGAACATGGTCCTGGAGGAGGGCGATTTGGTGCGAATCGAGAGCGTTTCGCTCCCAGTGGGGACCTTCTCCAAGTTCCAGCCGCTCTCCCCTGATTTCCTCGACATCACGAACCCCAAGGCCGTGCTTGAGAACTGCTTGCGCTCGTTCGCTTGTCTCACAACCGGAGATGTGATTGCGGTTAAATACAACCAGAAGATTTACGAATTGTGCGTCCTTGAGACGAAACCAGGCAACGCGATCAGTATAATTGAGTGCGATATGAACGTGGAGTTTGCGCCCCCGGTGGGCTACAAAGAGCCGGAGAAGGTCAAGAAGGAGGATGAGGAGATGGCCGTGGATCCGGCTGATCTGATGCCGGAGCCGACCGGATTTGTGCCCTTCAAAGGCACGGGAAATCGATTAGATGGCAAGAAACGGAAGGATTCCGGGACCAGTGACGTCGTCAATTGTAGGGCGGCGTATGTGAGGGGGATCCCCAATTATGATTACGAAATCGGGACGTTGAGGTTCATCAGGCGGAGCACCAAGCCAGAGAAGGAGGATGAAGCCAGTAATGAGTTTAGGGCGTTTAGTGGGACGGGGTTCAGCAtgaaacaatga
- the Ufd1 gene encoding ubiquitin fusion degradation protein 1 homolog isoform X3 has protein sequence MFQFGFNMFPEIPRPFNMIYQCHSVAMLPGNERQDVERGGKIIMPPSALEQLTRLNINYPMLFKLTNKKTNRVTHCGVLEFVADEGKVYLPLWMMQNMVLEEGDLVRIESVSLPVGTFSKFQPLSPDFLDITNPKAVLENCLRSFACLTTGDVIAVKYNQKIYELCVLETKPGNAISIIECDMNVEFAPPVGYKEPEKVKKEDEEMAVDPADLMPEPTGFVPFKGTGNRLDGKKRKDSGTSDVVNCRAAYVRGIPNYDYEIGTLRFIRRSTKPEKEDEASNEFRAFSGTGFSMKQ, from the exons ATG TTTCAGTTTGGGTTCAACATGTTCCCGGAGATCCCGAGACCGTTCAACATGATCTACCAGTGCCACTCGGTTGCCATGCTGCCGGGGAACGAGCGCCAGGACGTGGAACGCGGGGGCAAAA TAATCATGCCGCCTTCGGCCCTGGAACAGCTGACTCGTTTGAACATCAACTACCCGATGTTGTTCAAGCTCACGAACAAGAAGACCAACCGGGTGACCCACTGCGGGGTGCTGGAGTTCGTGGCCGACGAGGGTAAGGTGTACCTGCCGCTCTGGATGATGCAGAACATGGTCCTGGAGGAGGGCGATTTGGTGCGAATCGAGAGCGTTTCGCTCCCAGTGGGGACCTTCTCCAAGTTCCAGCCGCTCTCCCCTGATTTCCTCGACATCACGAACCCCAAGGCCGTGCTTGAGAACTGCTTGCGCTCGTTCGCTTGTCTCACAACCGGAGATGTGATTGCGGTTAAATACAACCAGAAGATTTACGAATTGTGCGTCCTTGAGACGAAACCAGGCAACGCGATCAGTATAATTGAGTGCGATATGAACGTGGAGTTTGCGCCCCCGGTGGGCTACAAAGAGCCGGAGAAGGTCAAGAAGGAGGATGAGGAGATGGCCGTGGATCCGGCTGATCTGATGCCGGAGCCGACCGGATTTGTGCCCTTCAAAGGCACGGGAAATCGATTAGATGGCAAGAAACGGAAGGATTCCGGGACCAGTGACGTCGTCAATTGTAGGGCGGCGTATGTGAGGGGGATCCCCAATTATGATTACGAAATCGGGACGTTGAGGTTCATCAGGCGGAGCACCAAGCCAGAGAAGGAGGATGAAGCCAGTAATGAGTTTAGGGCGTTTAGTGGGACGGGGTTCAGCAtgaaacaatga
- the fj gene encoding extracellular serine/threonine protein kinase four-jointed produces MPAYSDLEGRPGATRSCRHLLAAIAVVAFACGLTLGVAFALWCLKPLETVSEAAIRSVFVNNSNNFVSFIDNVGEVVTGGVYWGRRVEAALPAGYRRQQRRWTHHLQANVGVKLERGCGRMQNRLLVLGDGTKGCVRYRQNTDQIQGELFSYYLGQVLQLPNLAPSCVSVVDLEQPLWKGVAGDVAKAQWSANKPVVVTQYIENLLPAAIPQVFKPNERHLNKFDVLNVSSNLPEEEQLRVFVELAQWSDLIIFDYLTANLDRIVNNLYNYQWNVNIMDAPAHNLAKRADTDLLVFLDNESGLLHGYRLLKKYEVYHNLLLENLCVFRKSTADVIKRLREKRDVGRLLRDLFEQNSDVVKDLLPMLPDKSVKILNERIDKVYGQIVKCEAMFADET; encoded by the coding sequence ATGCCGGCGTATAGTGACCTGGAGGGCCGTCCCGGCGCCACCCGCTCCTGCCGCCACCTTTTGGCCGCCATCGCCGTCGTGGCCTTCGCCTGCGGCCTCACGCTCGGCGTCGCGTTCGCGCTCTGGTGCCTCAAGCCGCTCGAGACCGTCTCGGAGGCGGCCATCAGGAGCGTCTTCGTCAACAACAGCAACAACTTCGTCTCGTTCATCGACAACGTGGGCGAGGTGGTCACGGGCGGCGTCTACTGGGGGCGGCGCGTGGAGGCCGCCTTGCCCGCCGGCTACCGCCGCCAGCAGCGCCGCTGGACGCACCACCTCCAGGCCAACGTGGGGGTGAAGCTGGAGCGCGGCTGCGGCAGGATGCAAAACCGGCTGTTGGTCCTGGGGGACGGCACCAAGGGCTGTGTGCGCTACCGCCAGAACACCGACCAGATCCAGGGCGAGCTCTTCAGCTACTACCTGGGGCAGGTGCTCCAGCTGCCGAACCTGGCCCCCAGCTGCGTCAGCGTCGTGGACCTGGAGCAGCCGCTCTGGAAGGGGGTGGCGGGGGACGTGGCCAAGGCCCAGTGGAGTGCGAATAAGCCGGTGGTGGTGACACAGTACATCGAGAATCTGCTCCCTGCCGCCATCCCCCAGGTGTTCAAGCCCAACGAGCGGCACTTGAACAAGTTTGACGTGCTCAACGTGTCGTCGAATCTCCCGGAGGAGGAGCAGTTGCGCGTTTTCGTGGAGTTGGCCCAGTGGTCGGACCTGATCATCTTCGACTATCTGACGGCGAACCTGGACCGCATCGTCAACAACTTGTACAACTACCAGTGGAATGTGAACATTATGGACGCCCCGGCCCACAATCTGGCCAAGCGGGCCGATACGGACCTGTTGGTGTTTCTGGACAACGAGAGTGGGCTTTTGCACGGTTACAGACTGTTGAAAAAGTACGAGGTTTATCATAATTTGCTGCTGGAGAATTTGTGCGTGTTTCGGAAGAGCACAGCCGATGTGATTAAGAGACTGAGGGAGAAAAGGGACGTGGGGCGGCTGCTGAGAGACTTGTTCGAGCAGAATAGTGACGTTGTCAAGGACTTGCTGCCGATGTTGCCTGACAAAAGTGTCAAAATCCTCAACGAACGAATCGACAAAGTTTACGGACAGATTGTCAAGTGTGAGGCGATGTTCGCTGATGAAACGTAG
- the Ufd1 gene encoding ubiquitin recognition factor in ER-associated degradation protein 1 isoform X4, with the protein MFGFNMFPEIPRPFNMIYQCHSVAMLPGNERQDVERGGKIIMPPSALEQLTRLNINYPMLFKLTNKKTNRVTHCGVLEFVADEGKVYLPLWMMQNMVLEEGDLVRIESVSLPVGTFSKFQPLSPDFLDITNPKAVLENCLRSFACLTTGDVIAVKYNQKIYELCVLETKPGNAISIIECDMNVEFAPPVGYKEPEKVKKEDEEMAVDPADLMPEPTGFVPFKGTGNRLDGKKRKDSGTSDVVNCRAAYVRGIPNYDYEIGTLRFIRRSTKPEKEDEASNEFRAFSGTGFSMKQ; encoded by the exons ATG TTTGGGTTCAACATGTTCCCGGAGATCCCGAGACCGTTCAACATGATCTACCAGTGCCACTCGGTTGCCATGCTGCCGGGGAACGAGCGCCAGGACGTGGAACGCGGGGGCAAAA TAATCATGCCGCCTTCGGCCCTGGAACAGCTGACTCGTTTGAACATCAACTACCCGATGTTGTTCAAGCTCACGAACAAGAAGACCAACCGGGTGACCCACTGCGGGGTGCTGGAGTTCGTGGCCGACGAGGGTAAGGTGTACCTGCCGCTCTGGATGATGCAGAACATGGTCCTGGAGGAGGGCGATTTGGTGCGAATCGAGAGCGTTTCGCTCCCAGTGGGGACCTTCTCCAAGTTCCAGCCGCTCTCCCCTGATTTCCTCGACATCACGAACCCCAAGGCCGTGCTTGAGAACTGCTTGCGCTCGTTCGCTTGTCTCACAACCGGAGATGTGATTGCGGTTAAATACAACCAGAAGATTTACGAATTGTGCGTCCTTGAGACGAAACCAGGCAACGCGATCAGTATAATTGAGTGCGATATGAACGTGGAGTTTGCGCCCCCGGTGGGCTACAAAGAGCCGGAGAAGGTCAAGAAGGAGGATGAGGAGATGGCCGTGGATCCGGCTGATCTGATGCCGGAGCCGACCGGATTTGTGCCCTTCAAAGGCACGGGAAATCGATTAGATGGCAAGAAACGGAAGGATTCCGGGACCAGTGACGTCGTCAATTGTAGGGCGGCGTATGTGAGGGGGATCCCCAATTATGATTACGAAATCGGGACGTTGAGGTTCATCAGGCGGAGCACCAAGCCAGAGAAGGAGGATGAAGCCAGTAATGAGTTTAGGGCGTTTAGTGGGACGGGGTTCAGCAtgaaacaatga